A window from Rhizosphaericola mali encodes these proteins:
- a CDS encoding DUF3820 family protein has product MEKNQPIGPDPKLLLETVRMKMPFGKYKERLLCDLPVSYLEWFLRKGGFPDGKLGILLETVYEIKLNGLDDILIALKKMR; this is encoded by the coding sequence ATGGAAAAAAATCAACCTATCGGTCCAGATCCAAAGCTTTTATTAGAAACTGTCCGAATGAAAATGCCCTTTGGAAAGTATAAAGAGCGATTGTTGTGTGATCTTCCTGTAAGTTATTTGGAATGGTTTTTACGCAAAGGTGGATTTCCAGATGGTAAATTGGGCATTTTATTAGAAACTGTTTATGAAATTAAGCTTAATGGACTAGATGATATTTTAATTGCTCTAAAAAAGATGCGTTAA
- a CDS encoding sensor histidine kinase yields MERMKPKISLYYIVQVGGWLCYYFVYCLLAYMGSGHVSFKLYFAHFVEAILGLMMTQMIRKKVLQRHILEKKIAIQSVNVLLLTVSFALVYAIVYSVLSIIFGLHSPNSNISFFNYFLLQWMYSFVILLIWSLLYFLYHYVEKNNKDELDKVQLASTIKDLELNTIKAHVNPHFMFNALNSIRALVDENPERARMAITELSNILRSSMQADKKKTTTLREELSIVKDYLALERIRFEDRLNVDFQVEEDLLGQSIPPMTLQTLVENAIKHGISRSVEGGMIKVSASSIDTRWQIQVENTGKLDLAKEPKGFGIISTKDRLRLLYGEKASFVLQDLPGNKVVATMIIPLNS; encoded by the coding sequence ATGGAAAGAATGAAACCCAAGATTTCATTATATTATATTGTACAAGTAGGAGGTTGGCTTTGCTATTACTTTGTCTACTGTCTGCTCGCTTACATGGGAAGTGGGCATGTTTCATTTAAACTATATTTTGCACATTTTGTAGAGGCTATTTTGGGTTTAATGATGACTCAGATGATTCGAAAAAAAGTATTGCAAAGACATATTTTGGAAAAAAAGATTGCAATACAATCGGTGAATGTGCTTTTGTTAACGGTTTCATTTGCATTGGTTTATGCGATTGTTTATTCTGTCTTGTCGATTATTTTTGGATTGCACAGCCCCAATTCTAATATTAGTTTTTTCAATTATTTCTTATTGCAATGGATGTACAGTTTTGTAATTTTATTGATTTGGAGTTTACTTTATTTTCTCTACCATTATGTAGAGAAGAATAATAAAGATGAGTTGGATAAAGTGCAATTGGCCAGTACAATAAAGGATCTTGAATTAAATACTATCAAAGCGCATGTTAATCCGCATTTTATGTTTAACGCCTTAAATAGTATACGCGCATTGGTGGACGAGAATCCAGAAAGAGCAAGGATGGCAATTACGGAATTGAGCAATATTTTGCGTAGCAGTATGCAAGCCGATAAGAAAAAAACAACCACTTTACGCGAAGAATTGTCGATCGTAAAAGATTATCTCGCCTTGGAACGTATCCGTTTTGAAGATCGTTTAAATGTAGATTTTCAAGTAGAAGAGGATTTGTTGGGACAATCGATCCCGCCAATGACATTGCAAACGTTAGTGGAAAATGCGATCAAGCATGGGATTAGTCGCTCTGTGGAAGGCGGCATGATCAAAGTATCAGCATCTTCCATTGATACAAGGTGGCAGATACAAGTGGAAAATACGGGCAAATTAGATCTCGCAAAAGAACCCAAAGGGTTTGGGATCATTTCTACCAAAGATCGTCTCCGACTTTTATATGGAGAAAAAGCTAGTTTTGTATTACAAGATTTACCAGGAAATAAAGTGGTGGCTACAATGATAATTCCTTTAAATAGTTAA
- a CDS encoding LytR/AlgR family response regulator transcription factor has product MAIFKTILIDDERLARAELRKLLTDFEDIEIIGEAANAVEGVEMVEDLHPDLIFLDIQMPGKTGFDLLTELTYAPKVIFTTAYDEYALKAFEVNALDYLLKPIDPNRLQESIAKLRKTAIAKVEGDVGKLLTEENQVFVKDGDKCWFVKLSDIRLFESAGNYTKVFFANNKPLILKSLNALEERLNEKFFFRASRKHIINLNWIEHVEPFFNGGLLIDLKGGEKIEVSRRQAVKFKEMMSL; this is encoded by the coding sequence ATGGCTATATTTAAAACTATATTGATTGATGATGAGCGATTGGCACGTGCCGAGTTACGCAAATTATTGACAGACTTTGAAGATATTGAGATTATCGGAGAGGCTGCCAATGCTGTGGAAGGTGTGGAGATGGTGGAGGATTTGCATCCTGATCTTATCTTTTTGGATATTCAGATGCCAGGAAAAACGGGCTTTGACCTTTTGACAGAATTGACCTACGCACCCAAAGTTATTTTTACGACGGCGTATGATGAATACGCATTGAAAGCATTTGAAGTCAATGCATTAGATTATTTGCTCAAACCAATTGATCCTAATCGCTTGCAAGAGTCAATTGCTAAATTGCGTAAGACGGCTATTGCAAAAGTTGAAGGAGATGTTGGAAAATTATTGACCGAGGAAAATCAAGTATTTGTTAAAGACGGTGACAAATGTTGGTTTGTCAAGTTGTCAGATATTCGCTTATTTGAAAGTGCTGGCAATTATACGAAAGTTTTTTTTGCAAATAATAAACCATTGATATTGAAGTCTTTAAATGCATTGGAAGAGCGTTTAAATGAAAAGTTTTTTTTCAGAGCAAGTAGAAAACATATTATTAATCTCAATTGGATTGAGCATGTAGAGCCATTTTTCAATGGTGGCCTACTTATTGATTTGAAAGGAGGTGAAAAGATTGAAGTGAGTCGTCGTCAAGCGGTGAAATTTAAAGAAATGATGAGTTTATAA
- a CDS encoding GAF domain-containing protein: protein MAEDLNVIQGTKEEQYKELLPQIFALIDGEEDVVANLANIAGALTQQFKWLWTGFYLVKKDELVLGPFQGPIACTRIRKGKGVCGKAWEEQKTFVVPDVNAFPGHIACSSASNSEIVVPIFKDGIVAGVLDIDSEDLNTFDTIDQKYLELLVQKILL from the coding sequence ATGGCAGAAGATTTAAATGTAATACAAGGAACAAAAGAAGAGCAATACAAAGAATTGTTACCGCAAATATTTGCATTGATTGATGGTGAGGAAGACGTAGTGGCCAATCTGGCAAACATCGCAGGTGCCTTAACTCAACAATTCAAATGGTTGTGGACGGGCTTTTATTTAGTGAAAAAAGATGAATTGGTTTTGGGGCCATTTCAAGGTCCGATTGCCTGTACGCGTATTCGCAAGGGTAAAGGCGTGTGTGGAAAAGCCTGGGAAGAACAAAAGACTTTTGTCGTACCTGATGTGAATGCATTTCCTGGACACATTGCATGTAGCAGCGCTTCCAATTCCGAAATCGTTGTTCCAATATTTAAAGATGGAATTGTTGCGGGAGTTTTGGATATTGACAGCGAAGATTTGAACACTTTTGATACGATTGATCAAAAATATTTGGAATTATTGGTTCAAAAAATCCTCTTATAA
- a CDS encoding phosphoadenylyl-sulfate reductase, whose translation MDSNQLPVLTKKIEALSEIEALTYIGNMYPEDVIFSSSFGLEDQVITDMILANNLPISIFTLDTGRMFRETYSTWSQTNDYYHTKIKAFYPKSEPLEDYIFEHGPNAFYESVELRKQCCFIRKVEPLGRALQGKKVWITGMRAEQSANRHDLPQLEWDETHQVYKFHPLLHWTFEDVKKYISEHHVPYNPLQDQGYVSIGCQPCTRAIKDGEDFRAGRWWWEDNSKKECGLHIHGSVTSTNN comes from the coding sequence ATGGATAGTAATCAATTACCTGTACTCACTAAGAAAATAGAGGCATTAAGTGAGATCGAAGCATTGACCTATATTGGCAATATGTACCCCGAAGATGTAATATTTTCGAGTAGTTTTGGTCTGGAAGATCAAGTAATCACCGATATGATTTTGGCAAATAATCTTCCAATTTCCATTTTTACGTTAGATACAGGTAGAATGTTCAGAGAAACCTATTCTACGTGGAGTCAAACTAATGATTATTACCATACAAAAATCAAAGCATTTTATCCCAAAAGCGAACCATTAGAAGATTATATTTTCGAACATGGACCGAACGCATTTTACGAATCCGTAGAATTAAGAAAGCAATGTTGTTTTATTCGAAAGGTTGAACCATTAGGCAGAGCATTACAAGGTAAAAAGGTATGGATAACGGGCATGCGTGCAGAGCAATCTGCGAATCGCCATGACCTACCACAATTGGAATGGGACGAGACGCATCAAGTGTACAAGTTTCACCCTTTATTGCATTGGACATTCGAAGATGTGAAAAAATACATCTCTGAACACCATGTACCCTACAATCCTTTACAAGATCAAGGATATGTAAGTATTGGTTGCCAACCTTGTACAAGAGCGATCAAAGATGGCGAAGATTTCCGTGCTGGTCGCTGGTGGTGGGAAGATAATTCCAAAAA